A genomic region of Tsukamurella pulmonis contains the following coding sequences:
- a CDS encoding MlaD family protein — MTDSTTTPTGERRRGQRRSPVQTGAMGLILLLMATTSAFFIDRLPLVGAGTTYTALFSEAAGLLPNNEVRVAGVKVGTVQSVDLDLEAAKARVTFRAKDVWLGENTSASIQIKTVLGQKYLALDPRGANRLDPRRTITDTTSPYDVVAAVSDASSTIDKTDTKRLAQSMHSLADAFRETPPNVRESLTGITRLSETINKRDEDLQRLLAETGKTSKLLADRTENFRKLITDAGALLTTLNQRQDDITRLLDTVQSLSSTLTGIVRDNEQQIGPALTSLRQVVQLLQDNKKGLESTITLLAPFYKVYSNVFGNGRWQESVVTNLTPPGLPVIPGSRPPVRSEFLTNGGQK, encoded by the coding sequence ATGACCGACTCCACCACCACTCCCACCGGCGAACGGCGCCGCGGCCAGCGGCGCTCGCCCGTGCAGACCGGCGCGATGGGCCTGATCCTCCTGCTGATGGCGACGACGTCGGCGTTCTTCATCGACCGCCTGCCCCTCGTCGGCGCGGGCACCACGTACACAGCACTGTTCAGCGAGGCGGCCGGGCTGCTGCCGAACAACGAGGTGCGCGTCGCGGGCGTGAAGGTCGGCACCGTCCAGTCGGTGGATCTCGATCTCGAGGCCGCGAAGGCACGAGTGACCTTCCGCGCCAAGGACGTCTGGCTCGGCGAGAACACCTCGGCCAGCATCCAGATCAAGACGGTGCTGGGCCAGAAGTACCTGGCCCTGGACCCGCGCGGCGCGAACCGCCTCGATCCGCGGCGCACCATCACCGACACCACCTCCCCGTACGACGTGGTCGCGGCGGTCTCCGACGCCTCCAGCACGATCGACAAGACGGACACCAAGCGACTCGCGCAGAGCATGCACTCGCTCGCGGACGCCTTCCGCGAGACGCCGCCGAACGTGCGCGAATCCCTCACCGGCATCACCCGGCTGTCCGAGACGATCAACAAGCGCGACGAGGATCTGCAGCGCCTGCTCGCCGAGACCGGTAAGACCTCGAAGCTGTTGGCGGACAGGACCGAGAACTTCCGCAAGCTGATCACCGACGCCGGCGCCCTGCTCACCACGCTCAACCAGCGGCAGGACGACATCACCCGGCTGCTCGACACCGTGCAGTCGCTGTCGAGCACCCTGACCGGGATCGTGCGCGACAACGAGCAGCAGATCGGCCCGGCGCTGACCTCGCTGCGCCAGGTCGTGCAACTGTTGCAGGACAACAAGAAGGGCCTCGAGAGCACGATCACGCTGCTCGCGCCGTTCTACAAGGTCTACAGCAACGTCTTCGGCAACGGCCGCTGGCAGGAGTCGGTGGTCACCAACCTCACCCCGCCCGGCCTGCCCGTGATCCCGGGCAGCCGCCCGCCGGTCCGCTCGGAGTTCCTGACCAACGGAGGCCAGAAGTGA
- a CDS encoding MCE family protein — MTSLEKLGLTPRRLAILAAALAAIVVIAGCGWWLVRTMGATRVTAYFDRGVGIYAGSDVRILGVKVGEIDEVTPERDRVRVQLHVDRGVKLPKDLWAAQVTPSVISDRYVQLLPVYTDGPTAQSGTVVAEDHTMTPVEIDQVYASISTLAQALGPEGANKAKPGEQGALTDLLDVSAENLAGNGQAMADAIAGLSKASTTLADSRDNIAATVKGLNTFVTMLAENDKQVRTFNTQLADLTQYLAGEREDFTKALNLLATALSDVGAFVRDNRDALSSNVQGLTEVTKVLNDTKTAQAQILSYLPVAASNLDQAYDPDSGTLTLRPNLPDLQDPLGTACKLADLGKLMPGNPQFAQISATLGPLLAQCGNIAKQITDGVRTPSLNLPLGILSGANLQRGSVPGTVPGRTAPSVDGVLPSTPAGTGPATSAKPAPSSASATPSASAKPSAPSSTRPTAPATGGAR; from the coding sequence GTGACCAGCCTCGAGAAACTCGGCCTCACGCCCCGTCGCCTCGCGATCCTGGCGGCCGCGCTCGCCGCGATCGTCGTGATCGCGGGCTGCGGGTGGTGGCTCGTGCGCACCATGGGCGCGACCCGGGTGACCGCCTACTTCGACCGTGGCGTCGGCATCTACGCCGGATCGGACGTGCGGATCCTCGGAGTCAAGGTCGGCGAGATCGACGAGGTGACCCCCGAGCGCGACCGGGTCCGGGTGCAGTTGCACGTGGACCGGGGCGTGAAGCTCCCCAAGGACCTGTGGGCCGCGCAGGTCACCCCGTCGGTGATCTCGGACCGCTACGTCCAGCTCCTGCCCGTCTACACCGATGGTCCGACGGCGCAGAGCGGCACCGTGGTCGCCGAGGACCACACCATGACGCCCGTCGAGATCGACCAGGTGTACGCCTCGATCAGCACGCTCGCGCAGGCGCTGGGCCCGGAGGGCGCGAACAAGGCGAAGCCGGGCGAGCAGGGCGCGCTGACGGACCTGCTCGACGTCTCCGCCGAGAACCTCGCCGGCAACGGGCAGGCCATGGCCGACGCGATCGCCGGCCTGTCCAAGGCGAGCACCACGCTGGCGGACTCGCGGGACAACATCGCCGCAACGGTCAAGGGGCTCAACACCTTCGTCACCATGCTCGCCGAGAACGACAAGCAGGTGCGCACCTTCAACACCCAGCTCGCGGACCTGACGCAGTACCTCGCCGGCGAGCGGGAGGACTTCACCAAGGCGCTGAACCTGCTGGCCACCGCCCTCAGCGACGTGGGCGCCTTCGTCCGCGACAACCGCGACGCGCTCAGCTCGAACGTGCAGGGGCTCACCGAGGTCACCAAGGTCCTCAACGACACCAAGACGGCGCAGGCGCAGATCCTGTCGTACCTGCCCGTCGCCGCGAGCAACCTCGATCAGGCCTACGACCCGGATTCCGGCACCCTGACGCTGCGCCCCAACCTCCCGGACCTGCAGGACCCGCTGGGCACCGCCTGCAAGCTGGCCGATCTCGGCAAGCTCATGCCCGGCAACCCGCAGTTCGCGCAGATCTCGGCGACGCTCGGCCCCCTGCTCGCGCAGTGCGGCAACATCGCCAAGCAGATCACGGACGGAGTGCGTACCCCCTCGCTGAACCTGCCGCTCGGCATTCTCTCGGGCGCGAACCTGCAGCGCGGCAGTGTCCCCGGCACCGTGCCCGGGCGCACGGCACCGTCGGTCGACGGGGTGCTCCCCTCCACGCCGGCGGGCACGGGCCCGGCGACGTCGGCGAAGCCCGCGCCGTCGTCCGCGTCGGCGACGCCCTCGGCGTCCGCCAAGCCCTCGGCCCCGTCGAGCACCCGGCCCACGGCCCCGGCGACGGGAGGCGCGCGATGA